The following proteins come from a genomic window of Dioscorea cayenensis subsp. rotundata cultivar TDr96_F1 unplaced genomic scaffold, TDr96_F1_v2_PseudoChromosome.rev07_lg8_w22 25.fasta BLBR01001786.1, whole genome shotgun sequence:
- the LOC120256985 gene encoding putative disease resistance protein At4g10780: MGFKHVIYLVVSKEPQFEKLQKEISTRLGLQPPHYEKNDIFEFLKNKDFLLLLDDIWEKVELPEKLGIPLAHHQSQNCEDRSQRCKHKVIFTTRKDDVCARMKADKKIKVECLDGEEAWHLFKQHANKETINSNAGIKKIAMKVMEKCLGLPLALKVIGGAMSNKKKPEEWRDMLRSLVNLDINIVTGIEESLFCTLKLSYDNLADDTLRQCFLCCAQWPEDKEICAFGLIEYWIGIGLIDDFRNIGEAFDKGYNLIGNLNATCLVELNTRPDGEDYVKDYVKLHDVIRDMALWIVSECGKKKNKWITICTDDDDDDDRRQSTEWEVSTWKETERIFFKMNRRNVNYLNINEKDLISVAPTSPRYPNLKSLFTVSMYFTLVRSYNSFLNIFPHMPSLIYLNLSRVPISDLSKEIRVLVNLRYLNISYTYISSLSPELEELKELKYFICRKGSEGARIKYGLSILSRLPKLQVIDLFRNNCLEADDLSLLKKKVKAIGMHVTSVEILGLLKDLPTWNICMQGLHRMPKLRFCDLSNKHGGEGLMQLRIEFSDFEELLINGSGVSLKLLNLSFLQKLKQITWSAETLPSECFPRLTSLYIAYCHSLRSLSWVLHLPCLRTLNLVCCLAMKELIDHADQMQQASSGLPTFPSLQYLQIRFTPNLVSLSTCPLDFPVLSTLDLYQCPKLKKLPFKSSIVNNKFKDVNVEIDLWKSLEWEDTTIQSHLAKFL; the protein is encoded by the coding sequence ATGGGGTTCAAGCATGTCATTTATCTGGTGGTTTCAAAAGAACCTCAATTTGAGAAGCTTCAAAAGGAGATATCTACAAGGTTGGGATTGCAGCCCCCTCATTATGAGAAGAATGatatatttgagtttttgaagAACAAAGACTTTTTGCTACTCTTAGATGATATATGGGAGAAAGTGGAGCTTCCTGAAAAACTTGGTATTCCACTTGCTCATCATCAAAGCCAAAATTGTGAAGATAGAAGTCAAAGGTGCAAGCACAAGGTAATCTTCACAACCAGAAAAGATGATGTGTGTGCTCGTATGAAAGCTGACAAGAAGATCAAAGTTGAATGTTTGGATGGAGAAGAAGCATGGCATCTTTTCAAGCAACACGCAAATAAAGAGACCATCAATTCCAATGctggtattaaaaaaattgcaatgaaAGTTATGGAGAAGTGCTTAGGCTTACCACTTGCCCTTAAAGTTATTGGTGGAGCCATGTCGAATAAGAAGAAGCCTGAAGAGTGGCGTGACATGCTCAGGTCATTAGTTAACTTGGACATCAATATCGTCACGGGTATTGAAGAATCATTGTTTTGCACTTTGAAGCTCAGTTATGATAATTTGGCGGATGATACTCTACGTCAATGTTTCTTGTGTTGTGCTCAGTGGCCTGAAGATAAGGAGATTTGTGCGTTTGGTCTTATAGAGTATTGGATTGGAATTGGATTGATCGATGACTTCAGAAACATTGGAGAAGCTTTTGACAAGGGATATAATCTCATTGGAAACTTAAATGCAACATGTTTGGTGGAATTGAACACTAGGCCTGATGGTGAAGATTATGTCAAAGATTATGTCAAATTACATGATGTGATTCGTGATATGGCACTGTGGATTGTCTCTGAGTGTggcaagaaaaagaacaaatggaTTACAATATGtacagatgatgatgatgatgatgatcgtAGGCAATCTACAGAGTGGGAAGTAAGTACTTGGAAGGAGACAGAAcgaatatttttcaaaatgaatcGGAGGAATGtaaattatctaaatattaatgaaaaagacCTAATTTCTGTCGCACCAACTTCTCCTCGATATCCTAATCTTAAGAGTCTATTTACTGTATCAATGTATTTCACCCTTGTTCGGTCCTATAATAGCTTCCTAAATATTTTCCCTCATATGCCATCTCTTATATACTTGAATCTATCTAGGGTACCTATCTCTGATCTTTCAAAAGAAATTCGAGTTCTAGTCAATCTTCGTTACCTCAATATTAGCTACACATACATTTCGTCACTTTCACCTGAATTAGAAGAACTGAAGGAATTAAAATACTTCATTTGTAGAAAAGGTAGCGAGGGCGCAAGAATAAAGTATGGGTTGTCTATATTATCAAGGTTGCCCAAGTTGCAAGTGATTGATCTTTTCAGAAATAATTGTTTAGAAGCAGATGATTTGAGTTTACTGAAGAAAAAAGTTAAAGCGATTGGTATGCATGTGACCTCAGTCGAGATTCTTGGTCTTCTCAAAGATTTGCCAACCTGGAATATATGTATGCAAGGACTGCATCGTATGCCTAAACTCCGTTTTTGTGACTTGAGTAACAAACATGGTGGTGAGGGTTTGATGCAGTTAAGAATTGAATTTTCTGACTTTGAGGAGTTGTTGATAAATGGCAGTGGGGTCAGTCTAAAGCTTCTCAATTTGAGTTTTCTTCAAAAGCTCAAGCAAATCACTTGGTCAGCAGAAACATTACCTAGTGAATGCTTCCCGAGGTTGACATCCCTTTACATTGCATATTGTCATTCTCTGAGGAGTCTTTCGTGGGTTTTACATCTCCCATGCCTTAGGACATTAAATTTAGTATGTTGTTTAGCAATGAAGGAATTGATTGACCATGCAGATCAGATGCAACAAGCTTCATCAGGCCTTCCCACCTTTCCTAGCCTACAATATTTGCAGATCCGGTTCACGCCGAACTTAGTGAGCTTGAGCACATGTCCATTGGATTTCCCTGTTTTGTCTACACTTGACTTGTACCAATGTCCAAAGCTAAAGAAACTTCCTTTCAAGTCATCCATTgtcaataataaattcaaagatGTGAACGTTGAGATAGACTTGTGGAAGAGTTTGGAATGGGAGGACACAACAATCCAATCTCATCTCGCGAAGTTTCTGTAA